A single region of the Vicia villosa cultivar HV-30 ecotype Madison, WI linkage group LG4, Vvil1.0, whole genome shotgun sequence genome encodes:
- the LOC131599379 gene encoding uncharacterized protein LOC131599379: MARSEMKNVVMIMIMFILAQASYSLMPAEPADIMHCTSECATKCVDKLGNKFKYAYCVGRCVFKCSKSSSQFANDCTIACASSKLNNINTDAHGVNAIVNSCLKTCQDKS, from the exons ATGGCAAGGAGTGAGATGAAAAATGTTGTTATGATTATGATTATGTTCATTTTGGCACAAGCTAGTTATTCTCTTATGCCGGCTGAGCCTGCCGATATAATGCATTGTACTAGTGAGTGTGCTACAAAATGTGTAGATAAATTGGGAAATAAATTTAAGTATGCATATTGTGTTGGTAGATGTGTATTTAAATGCTCTAAAAGTTCATCGCAATTTGCAAATGATTGTACTATAGCTTGTGCTTCTTCAAAACTCAATAATATTAATAcag ATGCACATGGTGTTAATGCAATCGTCAATTCATGCTTGAAAACATGTCAGGATAAATCATAA